In Hymenobacter aquaticus, a single window of DNA contains:
- a CDS encoding DUF2911 domain-containing protein, whose protein sequence is MKTSRALLSLTLLLAGVLAASPSWAQTGTATTTPAAAKPAPASPAATATGKIGAASVTIKYSSPSVKGRPIYGSLVPYGQVWRAGANEATTVEFSKDVMVQGKKLPAGTYALFTIPTEKDWTVIFNKTAKQWGAFKYDEKQDALRVTATPRKAPTMAESLVYDVNKDGIVLRWENLEVPIAIK, encoded by the coding sequence ATGAAAACTTCCCGCGCACTCCTCTCCCTGACCCTGCTGCTGGCCGGCGTGCTGGCTGCTTCCCCCAGCTGGGCCCAGACGGGCACCGCCACCACTACGCCCGCCGCGGCCAAGCCCGCGCCGGCCAGCCCGGCCGCCACGGCCACCGGTAAAATTGGGGCCGCCAGCGTGACCATCAAGTACAGCAGCCCCAGCGTGAAAGGCCGCCCGATTTACGGCAGCCTGGTGCCCTACGGCCAGGTATGGCGGGCCGGGGCCAATGAGGCTACCACCGTGGAGTTCAGCAAAGACGTGATGGTGCAGGGTAAAAAGCTGCCCGCCGGCACCTACGCCCTCTTCACCATCCCCACCGAGAAAGACTGGACGGTTATCTTCAACAAAACCGCCAAGCAGTGGGGCGCCTTCAAGTACGACGAAAAGCAGGATGCCCTGCGCGTCACGGCCACCCCGCGCAAGGCCCCGACGATGGCGGAAAGCCTGGTCTACGACGTGAACAAAGACGGTATCGTGCTGCGCTGGGAAAACCTGGAGGTGCCCATTGCCATTAAGTAA
- a CDS encoding glycoside hydrolase family 43 protein has protein sequence MPMSAAATYQNPILDQDFPDPTIIRAADGWYYAYGTQTRYQGRIVNLQVARSADLVHWEPLPDALPHKPRWAQRTQKLWAPHVSEHAGRYYLYYSALPDDSAGYCLAVATADAPAGPFTDVGEPLLCGPGFLNIDPMAFDDPATGRRLLYWGSGFGPLLVRELAPDRLSFAPGSAAIELVQPVPDEDPDNYQRLLEGSWVVLRDGWYYLFYSGNNCCGDDAHYGVMVARARQATGPFETLAQATGNGSGIILETNRYWRAPGHNCVVTDAAGHDWLAYHAIDPQQPTFDAIDDAQGYSRRVLLLDRLEYHDGWPRLATDAPSRTPQPAPVAAAQ, from the coding sequence ATGCCCATGTCTGCCGCCGCCACTTACCAGAACCCCATCCTCGACCAGGACTTTCCCGACCCCACCATTATTCGGGCGGCCGATGGCTGGTACTACGCCTACGGTACCCAAACCAGGTATCAGGGCCGGATTGTCAACCTGCAAGTAGCCCGCTCCGCCGACCTGGTGCACTGGGAGCCGCTGCCCGACGCGCTGCCCCACAAGCCCCGCTGGGCCCAACGCACCCAGAAGCTGTGGGCCCCGCACGTGAGTGAGCACGCGGGCCGCTACTACCTGTACTACTCGGCCCTGCCCGACGACTCTGCCGGCTACTGCCTGGCCGTGGCCACGGCCGACGCGCCCGCCGGCCCCTTCACCGACGTCGGCGAGCCGCTGCTCTGCGGGCCGGGCTTCCTGAACATTGACCCCATGGCGTTCGACGACCCCGCTACCGGCCGCCGTCTGTTGTACTGGGGCTCGGGCTTTGGGCCGTTGCTGGTGCGCGAGCTGGCCCCCGACCGGCTTTCCTTCGCCCCGGGCAGCGCGGCCATCGAGCTGGTGCAGCCCGTGCCCGACGAAGACCCGGATAACTACCAGCGCCTGCTGGAGGGCAGCTGGGTGGTGCTGCGCGACGGGTGGTACTACCTGTTTTATTCCGGCAACAACTGCTGCGGCGACGATGCCCACTATGGCGTGATGGTGGCCCGGGCGCGGCAGGCTACGGGCCCCTTCGAAACCCTGGCCCAGGCCACGGGCAACGGCTCCGGCATTATCCTGGAAACCAACCGCTACTGGCGCGCCCCCGGCCACAACTGCGTCGTCACCGACGCGGCCGGGCACGACTGGCTGGCCTACCACGCCATCGACCCGCAGCAACCCACCTTCGACGCCATCGACGACGCGCAGGGCTACTCGCGGCGCGTGCTGCTGCTCGACCGGCTGGAGTACCACGACGGCTGGCCCCGGCTGGCGACGGATGCACCGTCGCGCACGCCGCAGCCCGCCCCGGTGGCAGCGGCGCAGTAG
- a CDS encoding carboxypeptidase regulatory-like domain-containing protein: MSRTRTLLAGFSFFLTPGFVLAQQAAAAPDQPLECPTVSGLVTDENQQPLTGATVVVLGIQDAFSTNSEGRYIVSSRKPISQTAQLQISAAGYETQKLVLSGCQPPTVALKLLPGTRFKRDGRIKKTTSTGKIKY, translated from the coding sequence ATGTCCCGCACCCGTACGCTTCTGGCTGGCTTCAGCTTTTTTCTGACCCCTGGCTTCGTGCTGGCCCAGCAGGCCGCCGCTGCCCCCGACCAGCCCCTGGAGTGCCCCACGGTCAGCGGCCTGGTGACGGACGAAAACCAACAGCCCCTGACCGGGGCCACGGTGGTGGTGCTGGGCATTCAGGACGCGTTCAGCACCAATTCGGAGGGCCGGTACATCGTCAGCAGCCGCAAGCCTATTTCCCAGACGGCCCAGCTGCAAATCAGCGCGGCCGGCTACGAAACCCAGAAGCTGGTGCTCAGCGGCTGCCAGCCCCCGACGGTCGCCCTGAAGCTACTGCCCGGCACCCGCTTCAAGCGCGACGGCCGCATCAAGAAAACCACCTCGACGGGCAAGATTAAGTATTAG
- a CDS encoding helix-turn-helix transcriptional regulator gives MSSTCGTILIAAPATLHRQGLLATVREACPDLSICLVPDAALLLALLRRHAYALLILDAALTPGPVWYLLEQLYLTRWRQPVLCFTDAATPVDVPVLTPTAPRALLARYASPAEVGRTLRLLTSPGPGSGRLVARRRPGPATPFSRRELEVLRLVVADHCNQEIADQLCLSVRTVESHRRALLQKAGARTLLGLAVQAVREGWVLS, from the coding sequence ATGTCATCGACCTGCGGGACCATCCTTATTGCGGCGCCGGCCACGTTGCACCGGCAAGGGCTGCTGGCTACCGTGCGCGAGGCCTGCCCGGACCTGAGCATCTGCCTGGTGCCGGATGCGGCCCTGCTCCTGGCGCTGCTCCGGCGGCACGCCTACGCCCTGCTGATTCTGGACGCGGCCCTCACGCCCGGGCCCGTCTGGTATCTGCTGGAGCAGCTGTACCTTACCCGGTGGCGGCAGCCCGTGTTGTGCTTCACGGATGCCGCCACCCCCGTCGACGTGCCGGTCCTCACGCCCACGGCCCCGCGGGCCCTGCTGGCCCGCTACGCGTCGCCGGCCGAAGTGGGCCGTACCCTGCGCCTGCTCACCAGTCCGGGGCCGGGCAGTGGGCGACTGGTGGCCCGCCGCCGACCCGGCCCGGCCACGCCCTTCAGCCGGCGGGAGCTGGAAGTACTGCGCCTGGTGGTGGCCGACCACTGCAACCAGGAAATCGCCGACCAGCTCTGCCTGAGCGTGCGCACCGTGGAAAGCCACCGTCGCGCCCTGCTCCAGAAGGCCGGCGCCCGCACCCTGCTGGGCCTGGCCGTGCAAGCCGTGCGCGAAGGATGGGTGTTGAGCTAG
- a CDS encoding LytR/AlgR family response regulator transcription factor, whose product MNVLILEDEPRSAERLAGLLRQCDPAIRVLAQLPSVAEGLAWFAAPGQGPGQSGHPDLLLLDIHLEDGTGFQLIERARLTLPIIFTTAYDAYALQAFKTNSVDYLLKPVDPDELAAALAKFRARHAALAPDLTALLRRLGQLPAAPPPAPAYKPRFMVSSGTKLRSIETADVAYFFFADKATWLMPRQGPRVDVEYSLDKLTELLDPDRFFRVSRSFLVAREAIGTIHAFPGGKLQLELLPPPRQEVFVSGDRVTPFKEWLGK is encoded by the coding sequence ATGAACGTGCTCATCCTCGAAGACGAACCGCGCAGCGCCGAGCGGCTGGCCGGCCTGCTCCGGCAGTGCGACCCCGCCATCCGGGTGCTGGCTCAGCTGCCCTCGGTGGCGGAGGGCCTGGCCTGGTTTGCCGCACCCGGGCAGGGCCCCGGCCAGTCCGGTCACCCCGACTTACTGCTGCTCGATATTCATCTGGAAGACGGCACCGGATTTCAACTCATCGAGCGGGCGCGGCTCACGCTGCCCATCATCTTCACCACGGCCTACGACGCCTACGCTCTGCAAGCCTTCAAAACCAACAGCGTCGACTACCTACTCAAGCCCGTGGACCCCGACGAGCTGGCCGCGGCTCTGGCCAAGTTCCGGGCGCGGCACGCCGCGCTGGCCCCCGACCTGACGGCCCTGCTGCGGCGGCTGGGGCAACTGCCGGCAGCGCCCCCCCCGGCCCCCGCCTACAAGCCGCGCTTTATGGTAAGCAGCGGCACGAAGCTGCGCAGCATCGAAACCGCCGACGTGGCGTACTTTTTCTTCGCCGACAAAGCCACCTGGCTTATGCCCCGCCAGGGCCCTCGCGTGGACGTGGAGTACAGCCTCGACAAGCTGACCGAACTGCTCGACCCGGACCGGTTTTTTCGGGTCAGCCGGAGTTTCCTCGTGGCGCGGGAGGCCATCGGTACCATTCACGCTTTTCCGGGGGGCAAGCTCCAGCTCGAGCTGCTGCCGCCACCCCGCCAGGAGGTGTTCGTGAGCGGCGACCGGGTGACGCCCTTCAAGGAATGGCTGGGCAAATGA
- a CDS encoding sensor histidine kinase: MLLIYWPIRLYQNVPVWSGAVLLRKLPFFLVEGLLIFGLLLGWVLLMDGLQDRLGGTAASLRRRLPPLVLTLLLAVGLAIPVNELFGRIHARMQQGLEHELPTRGPAPDEPADDNRQRRRMNNGLTVLALLAAFYLTANRRSARLIQQLGRHAERLELATVQAQLEALRNQVNPHFLFNSLSILAALVDTDARLAGQFVARLATTYRYLLEQHDQARVLLRTELDFLAAYTFLLTLRFEGKLFVDLDVPEAARNGYAIAPLTLQLLLENAVKHNRLSAAEPLRVTIALAGDCLRVANPVQRRLVPEASTGVGLQNIMGRYRLLTDQSVRVTETDGYFIVDLPLLPLP, translated from the coding sequence GTGCTGCTGATTTACTGGCCCATCCGGCTCTACCAGAACGTACCCGTGTGGAGCGGCGCGGTGCTGCTGCGCAAGCTGCCTTTTTTCCTGGTGGAGGGGCTGCTCATCTTTGGTCTGCTGCTGGGCTGGGTACTATTGATGGACGGGCTGCAGGACCGGCTGGGGGGGACGGCGGCTAGCCTGCGGCGGCGGCTGCCCCCGCTGGTGCTGACCCTGCTGTTGGCGGTGGGCCTAGCCATACCGGTCAACGAGTTGTTCGGGCGCATCCACGCCCGGATGCAGCAAGGGCTCGAACACGAGCTGCCCACCCGCGGGCCCGCTCCCGATGAGCCGGCCGACGACAACCGCCAGCGGCGGCGCATGAACAACGGCCTGACCGTGCTGGCCCTGCTCGCGGCCTTCTACCTGACAGCCAACCGGCGCTCGGCCCGGCTCATTCAGCAGCTGGGCCGGCATGCTGAACGCCTGGAGCTGGCCACCGTGCAGGCCCAGCTTGAGGCCCTGCGCAACCAGGTGAACCCGCATTTTCTGTTCAACAGCCTCAGCATTCTGGCCGCTCTGGTGGACACCGACGCCCGGCTGGCGGGGCAGTTCGTCGCCCGGCTGGCCACCACCTACCGCTACCTGCTGGAGCAGCACGACCAGGCGCGGGTGCTCCTGCGCACGGAGCTCGACTTTCTGGCGGCCTACACGTTTCTGCTCACCTTGCGCTTTGAGGGCAAGCTGTTCGTGGACCTTGATGTGCCCGAGGCCGCCCGCAACGGCTACGCCATTGCCCCGCTCACGCTCCAGCTGCTGCTCGAAAACGCAGTCAAGCACAACCGCCTCTCCGCCGCTGAGCCCCTGCGCGTGACCATCGCGCTGGCCGGCGACTGCCTGCGGGTGGCCAACCCCGTGCAACGGCGGCTGGTGCCGGAAGCCTCCACGGGCGTGGGGCTGCAAAACATTATGGGCCGCTACCGGCTGCTCACCGACCAGTCCGTGCGGGTGACGGAAACGGACGGTTATTTTATCGTTGACTTACCCTTGCTGCCGCTGCCATGA
- a CDS encoding response regulator transcription factor yields MYSPPGAVLIIAPSTLYRYGLELTLQQAWPALDLMLTADACQAPALLRRHAYRLVVVDGLLPDPPLPQLLELLRLARPAQPVLLLAGQRQPAALRHLLSTQLPAVALVPRHAAPEAILLATAQLLDTTPALARLDEACLATRRLPHSGPATPFSRRELEVLRLVVADHCNQEIADQLCLSVRTVESHRRALLQKAGARTLLGLAVQAVREGWIAA; encoded by the coding sequence ATGTACTCGCCCCCGGGAGCCGTTCTGATTATTGCTCCATCCACCCTGTACCGGTACGGGCTGGAGCTCACGCTCCAGCAGGCGTGGCCGGCCCTCGACCTGATGCTCACCGCCGACGCCTGCCAGGCCCCGGCCTTGCTGCGCCGCCACGCCTACCGGCTGGTGGTGGTGGATGGTCTGCTGCCCGACCCGCCCCTACCCCAGCTGCTGGAGCTGCTGCGCCTGGCCCGCCCCGCGCAGCCCGTGCTGCTGCTGGCCGGGCAGCGGCAGCCGGCGGCGCTGCGCCACCTGCTGAGTACCCAGCTGCCCGCCGTGGCGCTGGTGCCGCGCCACGCGGCCCCGGAGGCTATTCTGCTGGCCACCGCCCAGTTGCTGGACACCACGCCGGCCCTGGCCCGCCTCGACGAGGCCTGCTTAGCCACCCGCCGCCTGCCCCACAGCGGCCCGGCCACGCCCTTTAGCCGGCGGGAGCTGGAAGTGCTGCGCCTGGTGGTGGCCGACCACTGCAACCAGGAAATTGCCGACCAGCTCTGCCTGAGCGTGCGCACCGTGGAAAGCCACCGTCGCGCCCTGCTCCAGAAAGCCGGCGCCCGCACCCTGCTGGGCCTGGCCGTGCAGGCCGTGCGCGAAGGCTGGATAGCCGCCTAA
- a CDS encoding Tn3 family transposase has product MRRDRDELRRRIHAQLNKGQELHALRARLWFGSEGVIWRKQQEEQSEAARCLTLLTNCVLLWNTVYMQEAVWPLQAQGYPVDETHFEYLLPSRYEHINRLGKYSFANPAQVDPQHRRSLRQP; this is encoded by the coding sequence ATGCGCCGGGACCGGGACGAGCTGCGGCGGCGCATTCATGCCCAACTCAATAAAGGCCAGGAATTGCACGCCCTGCGGGCCCGGCTCTGGTTTGGCAGCGAGGGCGTCATCTGGCGCAAACAGCAGGAAGAGCAGTCCGAGGCCGCCCGCTGCCTGACGCTACTCACCAACTGCGTGCTGCTCTGGAATACGGTCTATATGCAGGAGGCCGTGTGGCCGCTGCAAGCGCAGGGGTATCCGGTGGACGAAACCCATTTTGAGTACCTCTTGCCCAGCCGCTACGAGCACATCAACCGGCTAGGCAAGTATTCCTTCGCGAATCCGGCGCAGGTGGACCCGCAGCACCGCCGCTCTTTACGCCAGCCGTAG
- a CDS encoding T9SS type A sorting domain-containing protein — protein sequence MTAHLRLFLVAGLLAAPALCRAQSISGTLFEDLNYGGGAGRSLTAANAALAGSAVPLATAATVELYDASGNFMAATTTSTAAGSLGQYSFTGLAAGTYQVRVVSSTVRSTRTGSVAGLVPVQTFVVRNGAADVNRVGGENPAQADGPANAASGGVTLRFQGLSSSGDNTAFIDQVEVLNSGGAVVNGAVLNNSFETPDLGNASGSLAYNATGAQWEFTGASGIAANGSAFNSTAPAGGGDQVAFMQNQGAPQQTLTLAPGTYTIRFQAIQRTTNNQSVQVLVNGTQVASVTPPQGSYITYTTASFTVGANLAALTPHSLAPVTVTGTTPVTGVDFGFNFDVITNVNDAGQGSLRQFILNANALDNTTLRQQGRARRRETSLFMIPDGQAHPGLRASLTDQLTGSAGQRVAQYSPASVLPTITGAGTVLDGTTQTSLVGNTNTVLLGTGGTVGTDDLPLSQVSGPEVELAVTLTAGSALTIAADSSTLRGLSVHGAATGVQASGNGLLLEGNALGITPTAVALPATARTSGMGLTLNAPTATVQNNLIGYAGISGLRYLGARTTTATIIRNNEFVQNGQVSAGGDAISIGDNGSAVGPLLIEGNLISLSNSSGIQLEIGRLSNNIIRNNTISGNGTGGTSTRLEGSGIHYLARNGTVNSTNTDLITRNLITRNQSSGIVLNYGQRNVQISQNSIFLNGDGTIAGAAGLLSIDFTGPNGRVGGDVNYGQGDGVTGNDGLLDVAGTPTSQIPPYRQANGGIDYPVITNISKDSNNRLRVQGYVGSAAGQTQFGGATVEIYSANNTDTNQNGPVVAGDGQSVAHGEAQYYVGTITAAADGTFDATLATVARNIQPGEVITATAYLAGYGTSECGVNQISSFRVLPVQLTQFTATAQGQQVQLRWATASELRNDRFELERATDGRNFRQIGQVAGHGTTSQGYTYRFLDTPPAAPLLYYRLRQVDVDGTATYSAVQTVRLNAPAAKVLLSPNPATSAVTVNLMTLPAGLYELTLRDVQGRTVLRRTANTDAPLTLPLQTLPGVYYLTVQGQQQLLTLRLLKQ from the coding sequence ATGACTGCACATTTACGACTGTTTCTCGTGGCCGGACTGCTGGCCGCGCCTGCCTTGTGTAGGGCTCAATCCATTAGCGGCACCCTGTTTGAGGACCTCAACTACGGCGGGGGAGCCGGCCGCAGCCTGACTGCGGCCAATGCCGCCCTGGCGGGTTCGGCTGTGCCGTTGGCTACGGCCGCCACGGTGGAACTTTATGATGCGTCTGGCAACTTCATGGCCGCTACCACCACCAGCACGGCCGCCGGCAGCCTGGGGCAATACTCCTTTACCGGTCTGGCCGCCGGCACGTATCAGGTACGGGTGGTCAGCAGCACGGTGCGCTCCACGCGTACAGGGAGCGTGGCAGGGCTGGTGCCGGTGCAGACGTTCGTGGTGCGGAACGGCGCGGCGGACGTTAACCGCGTGGGAGGTGAAAATCCGGCCCAGGCCGACGGACCGGCCAATGCAGCCAGCGGCGGCGTGACGCTACGGTTTCAGGGCCTGAGCAGCAGCGGCGACAATACGGCCTTCATCGACCAGGTGGAAGTGCTCAATAGCGGCGGAGCGGTGGTAAACGGGGCGGTGCTCAACAACAGTTTTGAAACCCCCGATCTGGGCAATGCCAGCGGTTCCCTGGCTTATAATGCTACCGGTGCCCAATGGGAGTTCACCGGAGCTTCGGGTATTGCCGCCAATGGCAGCGCCTTCAACTCCACGGCTCCGGCCGGAGGCGGCGACCAGGTCGCCTTCATGCAGAATCAAGGGGCTCCGCAACAGACCCTGACGCTGGCTCCGGGTACGTATACCATTCGGTTTCAAGCAATCCAGCGCACCACCAACAACCAGTCGGTACAGGTGCTGGTGAACGGGACGCAGGTGGCCAGCGTAACGCCGCCCCAGGGCTCCTACATCACCTACACGACGGCCTCGTTTACCGTGGGGGCTAATCTAGCGGCCCTGACGCCGCACAGCTTGGCGCCGGTAACGGTGACGGGCACTACCCCCGTGACGGGAGTGGATTTCGGTTTCAACTTCGACGTCATCACCAACGTCAACGATGCGGGCCAGGGCTCCTTGCGGCAGTTTATCCTGAACGCCAACGCCCTGGATAACACTACCCTCCGGCAGCAGGGCCGTGCCCGCCGCCGCGAAACCTCTCTGTTCATGATTCCCGACGGCCAGGCGCACCCCGGTCTGCGGGCTAGCCTTACCGATCAGCTCACGGGCTCTGCCGGCCAGCGCGTAGCACAGTACTCACCGGCCTCGGTGCTGCCTACCATCACGGGAGCCGGCACCGTGCTCGACGGCACCACGCAAACCTCGCTGGTGGGCAACACCAACACCGTACTACTCGGCACGGGCGGCACCGTGGGCACTGATGACCTGCCCCTGAGCCAGGTAAGCGGCCCCGAGGTGGAACTGGCCGTGACCCTGACGGCGGGGTCCGCCTTAACCATTGCCGCCGACTCCAGCACCCTGCGCGGCCTGTCGGTGCACGGGGCTGCCACGGGCGTGCAGGCAAGCGGCAACGGCCTTCTGCTGGAAGGCAACGCGCTGGGTATCACACCTACGGCCGTGGCACTGCCCGCCACGGCCCGCACCTCGGGCATGGGGCTGACCTTGAACGCGCCTACGGCCACCGTGCAGAACAACCTGATTGGCTACGCCGGCATTTCAGGCCTGAGGTATCTGGGCGCGCGCACTACCACTGCTACCATTATCCGCAACAACGAGTTTGTGCAGAACGGGCAGGTATCGGCCGGGGGGGACGCCATTTCCATTGGCGACAACGGCTCCGCCGTGGGGCCGCTCCTCATTGAGGGCAACCTGATCAGCCTCAGCAACAGCAGCGGTATTCAGCTGGAAATCGGCCGGCTCAGCAACAACATCATCCGCAACAACACCATCAGCGGCAACGGCACGGGCGGCACCAGCACGCGCCTGGAGGGCTCGGGCATTCACTACCTGGCCCGCAACGGTACCGTCAACAGCACCAACACCGACCTGATTACCCGCAACCTGATTACCCGCAATCAGTCGTCGGGCATTGTGCTCAACTACGGGCAGCGCAACGTGCAGATCAGCCAGAATTCCATCTTCCTGAACGGGGACGGCACCATTGCCGGGGCGGCCGGCCTGCTGTCCATTGATTTCACCGGCCCCAACGGCCGCGTGGGAGGCGACGTCAACTACGGCCAGGGCGATGGGGTAACGGGCAACGACGGGCTGCTGGACGTGGCCGGCACCCCCACCTCCCAAATTCCGCCCTACCGCCAGGCCAACGGCGGCATTGATTACCCGGTGATTACCAACATTTCCAAGGACAGCAACAACCGCCTGCGGGTGCAGGGCTACGTGGGCTCGGCCGCCGGCCAGACGCAGTTTGGCGGGGCCACCGTGGAAATCTACAGTGCCAACAACACCGATACCAACCAGAACGGCCCCGTAGTAGCCGGCGACGGCCAGTCGGTGGCCCACGGGGAGGCCCAGTACTACGTGGGCACCATCACGGCCGCAGCCGATGGCACTTTTGATGCTACCTTGGCCACGGTGGCCCGCAACATCCAGCCCGGCGAAGTGATTACCGCCACCGCGTACCTGGCTGGCTACGGCACCTCGGAGTGCGGCGTAAACCAGATCAGCAGCTTCCGGGTATTGCCCGTGCAGCTGACGCAGTTTACGGCCACGGCCCAGGGGCAACAGGTGCAGCTGCGCTGGGCCACCGCCTCCGAGCTGCGCAACGACCGGTTTGAGCTGGAGCGTGCCACCGACGGCCGCAACTTCCGGCAGATTGGCCAGGTGGCCGGGCATGGCACCACCAGCCAGGGCTACACCTACCGCTTCCTCGATACGCCGCCTGCCGCACCTTTGCTGTATTATCGCCTGCGGCAGGTTGATGTGGACGGCACTGCCACGTACTCGGCCGTGCAGACGGTGCGCCTCAACGCACCGGCCGCCAAGGTGCTGCTCAGCCCCAACCCGGCCACCTCGGCCGTCACGGTGAACCTGATGACGCTGCCAGCCGGTCTGTACGAACTGACGCTGCGCGACGTGCAGGGCCGCACCGTGCTTCGCCGCACGGCCAACACCGACGCCCCCCTGACGCTACCCCTGCAGACCCTGCCCGGCGTGTATTACCTCACGGTGCAGGGCCAACAGCAGCTCCTGACGCTTCGCCTGCTGAAGCAATAA
- a CDS encoding DDE-type integrase/transposase/recombinase — translation MNAPPQLVPVPAHIVWVEDAGKLEVWIRPVRAACSRKVVGWDVRETMPEDLVSEALRRALVARQPPPGPIGHSDQGSQYTATRFRDLLADHGSTQRMSRRGNCYDNAQAESFWSRLKTELLDGGRFPGLEEARLDRSHCIAYNNKERRHSALVYRSPNHS, via the coding sequence ATGAATGCGCCGCCGCAGCTCGTCCCGGTCCCGGCGCATATAGTCTGGGTTGAGGATGCCGGTAAACTTGAGGTCTGGATACGGCCGGTCCGCGCCGCCTGCTCCCGCAAGGTCGTGGGGTGGGACGTACGCGAAACCATGCCGGAAGACCTGGTCAGTGAAGCCCTGCGCCGGGCCCTGGTGGCGCGCCAGCCGCCGCCGGGCCCGATCGGGCACTCCGACCAAGGCAGCCAGTACACGGCCACGCGTTTCCGGGACCTGCTGGCCGACCACGGCTCGACGCAGCGCATGAGCCGACGCGGCAACTGCTACGACAACGCGCAGGCCGAGTCCTTCTGGAGCCGGCTCAAGACCGAGTTGCTCGACGGCGGCCGCTTTCCCGGCTTGGAAGAGGCGCGCCTCGATCGGAGCCATTGCATTGCCTACAACAACAAGGAGCGCCGACATTCCGCACTCGTGTACCGCTCACCCAACCACTCCTAA
- a CDS encoding SMP-30/gluconolactonase/LRE family protein has protein sequence MKNPLLFGLSLFAGLVATRPLPAAAQQAPSLIAKQAQPRLVAKQFTFTEGPAVDKAGNVFFTDQPNNKIWKYATDGKLTVFLDKAGRANGLYFDKMGRLLACADENNQLWAIGPDGKHTVVLDNAQGHRLNGPNDLWISPSTQGIYFTDPYYQRPYWTRQAPDPALGGQKVYFLARGSKEPVVVDAQLEQPNGIIGTPDGRQLYVADIKANKTYRYQIAADGTLTNRQLFVEQGSDGMTIDSQGNVYLTGKGVTIYSPAGKQLEHIAIPQDWTGNVCFGGKDRKTLFITASEAVYTLPMQVAGVQ, from the coding sequence ATGAAAAACCCTTTGCTTTTCGGCCTGAGCCTGTTCGCTGGGCTGGTTGCTACCCGGCCGCTGCCGGCCGCGGCCCAGCAGGCCCCTTCCCTGATTGCCAAACAGGCCCAGCCCCGGCTGGTCGCCAAGCAGTTTACCTTCACCGAAGGCCCGGCCGTGGACAAGGCCGGCAACGTGTTCTTCACCGACCAGCCCAACAACAAAATCTGGAAGTACGCCACCGACGGCAAGCTCACGGTATTTCTGGACAAGGCCGGCCGGGCCAATGGGCTGTACTTCGATAAGATGGGCCGCCTGCTGGCCTGCGCCGACGAAAACAACCAGCTCTGGGCCATCGGGCCCGACGGCAAGCACACCGTGGTGCTCGACAACGCGCAGGGCCACCGCCTCAACGGCCCCAACGACCTGTGGATCAGCCCCTCGACCCAGGGCATCTACTTCACCGACCCCTACTACCAGCGCCCCTACTGGACGCGCCAGGCCCCGGACCCGGCCCTGGGCGGCCAGAAAGTGTATTTCCTGGCCCGGGGCAGCAAAGAGCCGGTGGTAGTCGATGCCCAGCTGGAGCAGCCCAACGGCATCATCGGCACTCCCGACGGCCGCCAGCTGTACGTGGCCGACATCAAGGCCAACAAAACCTACCGCTACCAGATTGCCGCCGACGGCACGCTCACCAACCGCCAGCTGTTCGTGGAGCAGGGCTCCGACGGCATGACCATCGACAGCCAGGGCAACGTGTACCTCACCGGCAAGGGCGTTACCATCTACTCCCCGGCCGGCAAGCAGCTGGAGCACATTGCCATTCCGCAGGACTGGACCGGCAACGTCTGCTTTGGCGGCAAAGACCGCAAAACGCTGTTTATCACCGCTTCGGAAGCCGTGTACACGCTACCGATGCAGGTAGCCGGCGTGCAGTAA
- a CDS encoding DUF2141 domain-containing protein — protein sequence MNLLRIALLSTGSTLLGAWTPALPGTAPAATSLVSVVVTDLPSTKATVKLYFYNVKDNFLKRGSYTLLKYVKPAGSRQITLPVDLPHGEWAVALTQDLNNNDLVDKNFMGIPTEPYAFSNNVRPKLAPPAFDECKFLVNGVSKVVTISMKK from the coding sequence ATGAATCTTCTTCGCATAGCTCTGCTGAGCACCGGGAGCACCCTGCTGGGCGCCTGGACTCCTGCCCTGCCCGGTACGGCCCCCGCGGCCACTTCTCTGGTCAGCGTGGTCGTCACGGATCTGCCTTCCACCAAGGCCACGGTGAAGCTGTACTTCTACAACGTGAAGGACAATTTTCTGAAGCGGGGCAGCTACACGCTGCTCAAGTACGTGAAGCCCGCCGGCAGCCGGCAGATCACCCTGCCCGTGGATCTGCCCCACGGCGAGTGGGCCGTGGCCCTCACCCAGGACCTGAACAACAACGACCTGGTCGACAAGAATTTCATGGGCATCCCGACCGAGCCCTACGCGTTTTCCAACAACGTGCGCCCCAAACTGGCGCCCCCGGCATTCGACGAGTGTAAGTTCCTGGTCAACGGCGTCAGCAAGGTGGTGACGATTTCCATGAAGAAGTAG